In Sphingopyxis sp. 113P3, one DNA window encodes the following:
- the dnaA gene encoding chromosomal replication initiator protein DnaA gives MSGDAATLWPRVAEGLRRDLGVRTFDHWLKPVRFADYCSLSGVVTLETPSRFSANWINERFGDRLELAWRHHLPAVRSVLVRAGAASSERSVAAMTPAPSLPGLQPPSAMTPAAASPFDARLSFDRFVVARSNILAANAARRMAMAEVPQFNPLYLCSGTGQGKTHLLHAIAQSYAAIDPAATIILMSAEKFMLEFVGAMRGGDMMAFKTRLRAADLLLLDDLQFVIGKNSTQEELLHTIDDLMTAGKRLVVTADRPPAMLDGVEARLLSRLSGGLVADIEAPEDDLRERIIRQRLAAMPMVEVPDDVVAYLVKHFTRNIRELEGALNKLLAYAALTGARVDLTLAEDRLAENVRSARPRITIDEIQRAVCAHYRLDKAEMASKRRVRAVARPRQVAMYLAKELTPRSYPEIGRRFGGRDHSTVIHAVRTVEALRVTDSELDAEIAAIRRSLNS, from the coding sequence ATGAGCGGCGATGCCGCAACGCTCTGGCCGCGGGTCGCCGAAGGGCTGCGCCGCGACCTCGGCGTCCGCACGTTCGATCATTGGTTAAAGCCTGTGCGCTTTGCCGACTATTGTTCGCTCTCGGGGGTGGTGACCCTCGAAACCCCGAGCCGCTTTTCGGCAAATTGGATCAATGAGCGATTCGGCGACCGGCTGGAACTTGCGTGGCGGCATCATCTGCCTGCGGTACGCTCGGTCCTCGTTCGCGCCGGGGCTGCAAGCTCGGAGCGCAGTGTCGCGGCGATGACACCTGCGCCATCGCTGCCCGGCCTCCAGCCGCCCTCGGCGATGACACCCGCGGCCGCCTCGCCCTTCGATGCCCGTCTGAGCTTCGACCGCTTCGTCGTCGCGCGCTCGAACATCCTGGCGGCCAATGCCGCGCGCCGGATGGCCATGGCCGAGGTGCCGCAGTTCAATCCTCTCTATCTCTGCTCCGGAACCGGACAGGGCAAGACGCACCTTCTGCACGCAATTGCGCAAAGCTATGCCGCGATCGATCCCGCGGCGACGATCATTCTGATGTCGGCGGAGAAGTTCATGCTCGAGTTCGTCGGCGCGATGCGCGGCGGCGACATGATGGCATTCAAGACGCGGCTGCGCGCGGCCGATCTGCTGCTGCTCGACGATCTCCAGTTCGTGATCGGGAAAAATTCGACGCAGGAGGAATTGCTCCACACGATCGACGATCTGATGACCGCGGGCAAACGCCTCGTCGTTACCGCAGACCGCCCGCCGGCGATGCTCGACGGAGTCGAGGCGCGGCTGCTCTCGCGGCTTTCGGGCGGGCTTGTCGCTGATATCGAGGCGCCCGAGGATGACCTACGCGAACGCATTATTCGCCAACGGCTCGCGGCGATGCCGATGGTCGAAGTGCCGGACGATGTCGTCGCCTATCTGGTCAAGCATTTCACGCGCAACATCCGCGAGCTCGAGGGCGCGCTCAACAAGCTGCTCGCCTACGCCGCCCTTACCGGCGCGCGCGTCGACTTGACACTCGCCGAGGACCGGCTCGCCGAAAATGTGCGCAGCGCGCGCCCGCGCATCACGATCGACGAGATCCAGCGCGCGGTTTGCGCCCATTATAGGCTCGACAAGGCCGAGATGGCCTCCAAGCGCCGCGTCCGTGCGGTCGCTCGGCCCCGACAGGTCGCCATGTATCTGGCGAAAGAACTGACGCCGCGTTCCTATCCCGAAATCGGCCGTCGTTTCGGCGGGCGCGACCATTCGACAGTGATCCACGCCGTGCGTACAGTTGAGGCGCTGCGCGTCACCGACAGTGAACTCGATGCTGAAATCGCGGCCATTCGGCGGAGCCTGAACAGCTGA